From Gimesia panareensis, the proteins below share one genomic window:
- a CDS encoding serine/threonine protein kinase — protein MNQPFELENLTAEIQCRIEECCEEYEASWQNGESPSLEKTLADFTPPTREILLKELILIERYYKLRDTGKIVSEQELIQQHPEIADELSRLFARSHATQTRIADESDSGLADSSGLRTVQESRLHFEQFPAQFGRYQILSRLGEGGMGCVYLARDTQLERKVALKLPQIDRHADPQFISRFYREARAAANLNHPNLCSVYDVDEIDGVHYITMEFIEGESLAALIQSGKQFSQREIAQLIQQLSQALDLAHQQGIVHRDLKPANIMIREDGSPIITDFGLALMSQNEETTQITHHGQIMGSPSYMSPEQVDGDLEKIGPPSDIYSLGVIMYELLAGQRPFQGSTASILSQIMTKDPRPVRNIQPDIDARLDQICRKMMSRSTEQRYETMQEVSQVLANWLETHQAVSARSRLSPVKLLVGMALVAGLLLGIIFLKPTASPGRLHVTLNDARAQVLLDGQPLDLKSGSWNGPQTPGSHELSLQIGDQRLPWGELTKVKSEGREQRVLASVNGVPLKNGRFEIAADSTESAEIKLSWLPVEHKTVDKKTEVGVPVKQQPVVSKPVEPAKKLDFDEQIAVEREIAEWVIGLGGKVHYRLANGGKSADSVDSLPDEPFLVSQIHFENAGKKKLSLPNMSRLNRLLPLQTLDVSDCRLEPGALSQLRFGNTVEAINVDHSSLKSSDLRTIRGLEFLDTFKISDAQIDDDFQFLDQMSHLRDLSLSETSLDLLQKLEHSPFLSHTKLRFLQIEFDGKIDDILIKRLQATCPGMTIIATDVSNSPRYLGIPFAGLATDRLLNLGCTIRGNEPFRGIVDFTKELRPSETVPFHAIGVTLPSDLVLTPQIVADLAQLPAFHGLTAHRIKNIDLLSEAPVLKICDGIHLKDSDLTDKGFEALARICPIGYINVKNTQVTPETLKRIDRDYPFLVFHSDFQNGHIWLKDQLPFPDPKSAPPPSEMTDAEQIAFERETAEWVIQLGGRVSLKKAKGVAQQIGRLDQLPAEPFRITDIDFSKSDQKSTLPDLSRLSRLLTLHSLNITNCHLEPGALNGLYFGESMTDLHIFNTPLKTSDLIATMGLEHLDTFKLGASQVDDRFQFLELMPQLRDLQLYSPDPQALEELARAPGLKQLNLRFLNIVSYGRQFPPETIAELQKVKPGMTVIDNDESGHQRYLGVPVARQAAMKLLEQGCTIKASKVKTYHRFLAPSETELFISGRVILPPGLKITPEITMALAQLPRISGLEADGVRNADLLADVPVLRLCGGLHLEDSDLSDQGFEALIRNHPDGYVHAAGTRVTRKKAEQLDREFRYAAFHTDFMEGKRWLAARETDEDQKPVPQEPKPPEPAQTEAAPFNTEREIAEWVIGLGGYVKCRQKETESKISRELPEEPFRLVMIDFRGSSEKPIRITEPERLNQLAGLQFLKLSGCQFEAGSLKTVRLSQYLRTMIINDASLKTSDISTIQGLEFLDMLELNGEQIDDNFRFLELISNLRELRIKSPTQQNLQALAKAPALSKSKLRFLEVDFDDDIDPSLIQQIQTTRPGMTVVGVNLIRHRRYLGTPCAKLAANRLLDKGCEITGIEPDRKVLNYSKDLRPSPEVAFHVRDVTLPPGLEITPEIVAELSQLPGPLHGLIAKKVKNADRLAEVPLLKRCSGIMLDNTDLTDAGYEAFVNRNPDCYFQLNGSDVTKEKIKQIDQAYPLVTFSSDYGGNADWMGKLEHSAKSTSGAGSEKKDGP, from the coding sequence ATGAATCAACCTTTTGAGCTGGAAAACCTGACGGCCGAGATCCAGTGCCGCATCGAAGAATGCTGCGAGGAATATGAAGCCTCCTGGCAGAACGGAGAAAGTCCGTCTCTGGAAAAGACGCTCGCTGATTTCACGCCCCCGACACGGGAAATCCTGCTCAAAGAACTGATACTGATCGAACGCTATTATAAATTGCGGGATACCGGCAAAATTGTCAGCGAGCAGGAACTGATCCAGCAGCATCCGGAAATCGCCGACGAGCTCTCCCGGCTGTTTGCCAGATCGCATGCGACGCAAACCCGGATCGCAGACGAATCTGATTCCGGCCTGGCCGACAGTTCGGGTCTGCGGACGGTGCAGGAATCACGACTGCATTTTGAACAGTTCCCGGCGCAGTTTGGTCGCTACCAGATCCTGTCGCGTCTGGGAGAAGGTGGCATGGGCTGTGTCTACCTGGCCCGTGACACACAACTGGAACGCAAGGTCGCGCTGAAACTCCCCCAGATCGATCGACACGCGGACCCGCAGTTCATTTCCCGTTTCTATCGTGAGGCGCGGGCGGCTGCCAATCTGAATCATCCCAATCTCTGCTCGGTGTATGACGTCGACGAAATTGACGGCGTACATTACATCACGATGGAATTCATCGAAGGGGAATCGCTGGCGGCGTTGATCCAGTCAGGTAAACAGTTCAGCCAACGTGAAATCGCGCAGTTGATTCAGCAGTTGTCACAAGCCCTGGATCTGGCGCACCAGCAGGGAATCGTGCACCGTGATCTGAAGCCGGCCAATATCATGATTCGCGAGGATGGCAGTCCCATCATCACCGACTTCGGGCTGGCGCTAATGAGCCAGAATGAAGAGACGACACAGATCACACACCATGGCCAGATCATGGGGAGTCCTTCTTACATGTCGCCCGAACAGGTGGACGGCGATCTGGAGAAAATCGGCCCCCCCAGTGATATTTATTCGCTGGGCGTGATCATGTACGAACTGCTCGCGGGACAGAGGCCGTTTCAGGGTTCGACCGCTTCGATCCTGTCACAGATCATGACCAAGGATCCCCGGCCGGTCCGCAATATTCAGCCCGACATCGATGCCAGGCTGGATCAGATCTGCCGCAAAATGATGTCACGCTCAACAGAGCAACGCTATGAGACAATGCAGGAAGTCTCGCAAGTCCTCGCCAACTGGCTGGAGACCCACCAGGCAGTCTCTGCGCGAAGCCGTCTCAGTCCGGTTAAACTCCTCGTGGGAATGGCACTGGTTGCCGGACTTCTACTGGGAATCATCTTCCTGAAACCGACTGCATCCCCGGGAAGACTGCATGTCACGCTGAACGACGCGCGGGCGCAAGTTCTGCTCGATGGGCAACCCCTGGATCTGAAGTCAGGAAGCTGGAACGGACCACAAACACCGGGCTCGCACGAGCTCAGCCTGCAAATTGGCGACCAGCGGCTTCCCTGGGGAGAACTGACGAAAGTCAAATCTGAGGGCCGCGAACAGCGGGTACTGGCGTCAGTCAACGGAGTTCCTCTGAAGAACGGCCGCTTTGAAATCGCAGCCGACTCCACAGAGTCTGCCGAGATCAAACTGAGTTGGTTACCTGTCGAACATAAAACAGTCGATAAAAAAACAGAGGTCGGCGTACCAGTCAAACAGCAACCAGTTGTCAGTAAACCGGTTGAACCAGCAAAGAAACTGGACTTCGACGAACAGATCGCCGTCGAACGTGAAATTGCGGAATGGGTCATCGGTCTGGGCGGCAAGGTCCATTACAGGCTGGCCAACGGGGGCAAATCTGCTGATTCCGTTGACAGTCTACCAGACGAACCCTTTCTGGTATCGCAAATCCATTTCGAGAACGCTGGAAAAAAAAAGCTGTCGCTTCCCAACATGAGCCGTCTGAATCGTCTGCTGCCATTACAGACGCTCGACGTCTCTGATTGCAGGCTTGAACCAGGCGCACTGTCTCAGCTCCGCTTCGGGAATACAGTGGAGGCCATCAACGTTGATCATTCTTCTCTGAAATCATCCGATTTAAGAACAATCCGGGGACTGGAATTCCTCGACACATTCAAAATCAGCGATGCGCAGATCGATGACGATTTCCAGTTCCTGGATCAGATGTCCCACCTGAGAGATCTTTCACTCAGTGAAACCTCCCTTGACCTCCTGCAGAAACTCGAACATTCCCCGTTCCTGTCACACACAAAACTCCGTTTCCTCCAGATCGAATTTGACGGAAAAATTGATGATATACTCATCAAACGACTCCAGGCGACCTGCCCTGGCATGACGATCATTGCCACCGACGTAAGTAACAGCCCTCGTTACCTGGGCATCCCCTTTGCCGGACTGGCGACTGACAGACTGCTGAATCTGGGATGTACCATCAGAGGAAATGAACCCTTCAGAGGCATCGTGGACTTCACGAAAGAGCTCCGCCCCTCCGAGACCGTTCCTTTTCATGCAATCGGAGTGACGCTTCCTTCCGATCTGGTACTTACCCCTCAGATCGTGGCTGATCTGGCTCAGCTGCCCGCATTTCATGGACTGACAGCGCATCGGATTAAAAACATCGACCTCCTGTCAGAAGCGCCTGTCCTGAAAATATGTGACGGTATTCATCTGAAGGATTCTGATCTGACGGATAAAGGCTTCGAAGCACTCGCCCGTATCTGCCCGATCGGTTACATTAATGTCAAGAATACACAAGTCACCCCGGAAACACTGAAACGGATCGATCGCGACTATCCCTTCCTGGTGTTTCATAGCGATTTCCAGAACGGTCACATCTGGCTGAAGGATCAACTGCCATTTCCTGATCCCAAGTCGGCTCCCCCCCCTTCGGAAATGACCGATGCCGAACAGATCGCCTTTGAACGCGAGACGGCAGAGTGGGTCATCCAACTGGGGGGAAGAGTCAGTCTCAAGAAAGCCAAAGGAGTGGCTCAACAGATCGGAAGACTGGATCAATTACCCGCGGAACCATTCCGGATCACCGATATTGACTTCAGCAAGTCAGATCAAAAGAGCACGCTGCCTGATTTGTCTCGCCTGAGTCGCCTGTTAACTCTGCACTCACTCAATATCACGAACTGTCACCTGGAACCCGGTGCACTGAATGGGCTTTATTTCGGCGAGTCCATGACGGACCTGCACATTTTTAATACCCCCCTGAAAACGTCAGACCTGATTGCCACTATGGGACTGGAACACCTGGATACATTCAAGCTCGGTGCCAGTCAGGTCGACGATCGCTTTCAGTTTCTGGAACTGATGCCACAACTGAGGGATCTGCAGCTCTACAGTCCTGATCCCCAGGCACTGGAGGAGTTGGCGCGTGCTCCCGGGCTGAAGCAATTGAACCTGCGTTTTTTGAATATCGTCTCTTATGGTCGTCAGTTTCCCCCGGAGACGATTGCAGAATTACAAAAAGTCAAGCCGGGCATGACAGTCATCGATAATGATGAGAGTGGACATCAGCGTTACCTGGGCGTCCCTGTGGCCCGACAGGCTGCTATGAAACTGCTTGAGCAGGGCTGCACGATTAAAGCCAGCAAAGTAAAGACGTATCACCGGTTTCTCGCGCCTTCCGAGACAGAACTGTTTATCTCCGGGCGTGTGATTCTGCCACCTGGTCTGAAAATCACCCCGGAGATCACCATGGCCCTGGCGCAGCTGCCTCGCATTTCCGGGTTGGAGGCGGATGGCGTGAGGAATGCCGACCTGCTGGCAGACGTCCCTGTCTTGAGGCTGTGTGGTGGTTTACACCTGGAAGATTCTGACCTTTCAGACCAGGGATTCGAAGCGTTGATCCGGAATCATCCTGACGGCTACGTCCATGCCGCGGGAACCAGGGTGACTCGGAAGAAAGCAGAGCAACTCGATCGAGAGTTCCGCTATGCCGCGTTTCACACGGATTTCATGGAAGGAAAACGCTGGCTGGCTGCCCGGGAGACAGACGAAGATCAAAAACCGGTCCCGCAGGAACCCAAGCCTCCCGAACCAGCGCAGACAGAGGCTGCTCCATTTAATACGGAACGGGAGATCGCGGAATGGGTGATCGGGCTGGGGGGCTATGTGAAATGCAGACAGAAAGAAACCGAGTCGAAAATCAGCCGCGAACTTCCTGAAGAACCATTTCGGTTAGTCATGATCGATTTTCGCGGCTCTTCAGAGAAACCAATCAGGATCACAGAGCCGGAACGGTTGAACCAACTCGCAGGACTGCAATTCCTCAAACTGTCCGGCTGTCAATTCGAAGCGGGATCTCTGAAAACAGTCCGTTTGAGTCAATATCTGAGGACAATGATCATCAATGACGCCTCTCTCAAAACTTCTGACATCAGTACCATACAAGGCCTGGAATTTCTCGATATGCTGGAACTGAATGGTGAGCAGATTGACGATAACTTTCGGTTCCTGGAACTGATCTCCAATTTACGAGAGCTACGAATTAAGAGCCCTACACAACAAAACCTGCAGGCACTGGCCAAAGCCCCTGCTCTGTCAAAGTCGAAACTCCGATTTCTCGAAGTGGATTTTGATGACGACATCGACCCCAGCCTGATTCAGCAGATACAGACCACCCGGCCCGGTATGACTGTCGTGGGAGTCAATTTGATCAGACACCGGCGGTACCTGGGCACTCCTTGTGCGAAACTGGCAGCCAATCGCCTGCTTGATAAAGGGTGTGAAATCACAGGAATTGAGCCTGACAGGAAAGTCCTGAACTACTCGAAAGATCTGCGTCCTTCGCCTGAAGTTGCCTTTCATGTCAGAGACGTCACTCTGCCGCCCGGACTGGAGATTACCCCCGAAATTGTTGCCGAGCTGTCACAACTTCCCGGCCCGCTGCATGGCCTGATTGCCAAAAAAGTGAAAAATGCAGACCGGCTGGCTGAAGTTCCCCTGTTGAAACGCTGCAGTGGTATCATGCTGGATAATACCGATTTGACGGATGCGGGATACGAGGCCTTCGTCAACAGAAATCCGGACTGTTATTTTCAGCTCAATGGATCCGATGTCACCAAAGAAAAAATCAAACAGATCGATCAGGCATATCCCCTGGTGACCTTTTCCTCTGATTACGGAGGGAATGCCGACTGGATGGGAAAACTGGAACACAGTGCGAAATCGACCAGCGGGGCCGGGTCTGAAAAGAAAGACGGGCCATAA
- a CDS encoding DNA alkylation repair protein: MKSHPAQRFAAGPAIKKGVPLKELMNGQLVKLIGESLAEVTPGFDMSAFQRRAKRNLSKLELKERALNIAQAMAEQLPERFDKLAPLLIQSLGPPLKATEQNGLAPFFYFPHSQLIAEYGVGHFQSGFKACYELTQRFTAEFCIRPFLVEHREKSLKQLKRWTKDASPHVRRLVSEGTRPRLPWAMRLREFQDDPSHTLPLLESLKDDSELYVRRSVANHLADIAKDHPDEAFEICHKWLGEIESMDDPQLMKNRRWILRHAVRLPAKKEVPEALAIRKAAADKR, encoded by the coding sequence ATGAAATCACATCCCGCACAACGATTCGCAGCCGGCCCTGCCATTAAAAAGGGCGTGCCCCTCAAAGAACTCATGAACGGACAGCTGGTGAAGCTGATCGGCGAGTCGCTGGCCGAAGTCACTCCGGGATTTGACATGTCGGCTTTTCAAAGGCGCGCTAAGCGAAATCTAAGCAAACTGGAGTTGAAGGAACGGGCACTGAACATCGCACAGGCGATGGCCGAACAGCTGCCGGAACGCTTTGATAAACTAGCGCCGCTGTTGATTCAGTCTCTCGGTCCCCCGCTGAAAGCAACGGAACAGAACGGGCTGGCACCGTTCTTCTACTTCCCCCATTCTCAGTTGATTGCCGAGTATGGTGTCGGCCATTTCCAGAGTGGATTCAAAGCCTGCTATGAACTGACGCAGCGGTTCACCGCGGAATTCTGTATCCGTCCCTTTCTGGTAGAACATCGCGAGAAAAGCCTGAAACAACTCAAACGCTGGACGAAAGATGCCAGTCCCCATGTACGGCGGCTCGTCAGTGAAGGAACACGGCCCCGACTTCCCTGGGCGATGCGCCTGCGGGAATTTCAGGACGATCCCAGCCACACTTTGCCTCTTCTGGAAAGTTTGAAGGATGATTCGGAATTATATGTACGGCGTTCGGTGGCCAATCATCTGGCGGATATCGCCAAAGATCATCCTGACGAGGCTTTCGAAATCTGTCACAAGTGGCTCGGAGAAATTGAGAGCATGGATGATCCGCAGCTGATGAAGAATCGCCGCTGGATCCTGAGGCACGCCGTCCGTCTGCCAGCGAAGAAAGAAGTCCCCGAGGCGCTTGCGATCCGTAAGGCTGCTGCCGACAAACGCTGA